The region GTAGCGCATTTATCGGTCTTGAGAACTTTAGAAATCTAATGTTTGGACCATCCAGTGAATACTTCTGGAGAGCTTTTAAAAATACAATCCTGATTAGTACCTATGGATTGGCGTTCTCATTTCCTATGCCGATTATTTTCGCGCTTTTATTACATGAAGTTAAAAGCAATAAAAGTCGTAAGTTAGTGCAAACAATAACCTATGCACCGCATTTTATATCAGAAGTTATTGTCTGTAGTTTAGTTCTCACAATGTTATCCTTAAATACAGGACTTTTTAACGTATTACTTGAGAAACTCTTTGCGCTGTTTGGACAGGAGTTTACCCCGATTCATTTTATGGCTAAATCGGAGTATTTCCGTAGTATTTATACTATTTCTGGAATTTGGAAGGAAGTTGGTTTTAGCTCAATTGTATTTTTCGCTGCCTTATGTGGAATTCCAAATGAGCTGTATGAAGCAGCCAAAGTAGATGGTGCTACCAGATTACGCCAGATATGGAGTATTAGTATTCCCGGTATCTTACCGACGATTGTTATTATGTTAATTATCCGTGTCGGCAATATCTTAAATGTTGGCTATGAAAAAGTATTACTCTTATATAATCCAGGTATTTATGACCGAGCAGATATCTTAAGTACCTACATTTATAGACTTGGTGTGCAAAATAATCCGAACTATGGTGTTTCTACTGCTGCCAGCTTGATTAATTCTTTAATCGGTTTTGCGATGGTAATCATGGCGAATAGGATAGCAAAGAAATTCTCTCAAACATCATTATGGTAGGAGGTAATCAAATGGAGCGAGTTAGAAAAAAGAAAATGAAACAATCACTAGGGGATAAAACATTTGATTTTGTTAAAAATTTCATCCTTATAGTACTGACAATTGCCTGTTTGTATCCGCTGATCTATGTATTTTCATGCTCGATTAGTTCAGGTTCCGCAGTAGACTCAGGAAAGGTCTTACTATTCCCAAAGGATATTAACTTTGAATCATATAAACAGGTGCTGACAGACAAACAATTCTGGGTCTCTTATGGAAATACGTTTTACTATACCATCTTTGGCTCCCTGTTTAGCATGCTTGTGAGTGCGCCAGCGGCATATGTCTTGTCAAAGAAGAGATTTCGAGCAAGAAAAGTGATTAATATATTACTATCTTTTACAATGTGGTTTTCACCTGGATTTATTCCATTATATTTAAATTATTCCGAACTTGGTGTTACCAACAATCGATTTATGATATTAATTTCTTTTGGTATTCAAGCATTTAATATTATA is a window of Lachnoclostridium phytofermentans ISDg DNA encoding:
- a CDS encoding carbohydrate ABC transporter permease gives rise to the protein MERVRKKKMKQSLGDKTFDFVKNFILIVLTIACLYPLIYVFSCSISSGSAVDSGKVLLFPKDINFESYKQVLTDKQFWVSYGNTFYYTIFGSLFSMLVSAPAAYVLSKKRFRARKVINILLSFTMWFSPGFIPLYLNYSELGVTNNRFMILISFGIQAFNIILLRNYFESIPEEMEESANVDGSNDFITFVKIYLPLSKASMATVWMYYAMSRWNGYFWSTILIKDMKKIPLQVYLKQKIIDQSLVSEFANTIAGQKYSYNTIIYALVACSIVPVLIIYPFIQRYFVKGVMVGGVKG
- a CDS encoding ABC transporter permease, encoding MKDKRKKIATRKTPFAKGYIRSIKKDWRLWLLIIPLLLWLYFFAYRPMYGIYIAFLKYSPFKGIEGSAFIGLENFRNLMFGPSSEYFWRAFKNTILISTYGLAFSFPMPIIFALLLHEVKSNKSRKLVQTITYAPHFISEVIVCSLVLTMLSLNTGLFNVLLEKLFALFGQEFTPIHFMAKSEYFRSIYTISGIWKEVGFSSIVFFAALCGIPNELYEAAKVDGATRLRQIWSISIPGILPTIVIMLIIRVGNILNVGYEKVLLLYNPGIYDRADILSTYIYRLGVQNNPNYGVSTAASLINSLIGFAMVIMANRIAKKFSQTSLW